The nucleotide window GATCTCTCCACCACAGTCCCAGAGTGGGGCCAACGAAAGCAGCAATTCCGACTCGTACCCGAATGCACAGCGCCTTCTTGGTCGCCCAGCGGTGGTGGGCTTTCCGGTGGTATGGAGGGGGGAAGGTGTACTCAATCCCCAGCTCCCTGCAGATCTTCTCAAAGACACTATAGTTGGTCTTACGGAGGTTTTTGAGCATCTTGTTCCTCTGGTCGATGCTCATCAGCAGATAGCGCTTATGGGTTTTGTCCTGCGAGAGAGTTGGTATATCACTTTTAGTGTCCTATTTAAGTGTGAGCCACTATACAGTAACAAGGGATGGTCATTCCATCATCTCATTGAAACCTCCCAACAATCTTATGCAAATGTCAGTGCAACTCTCAGGTAGGTACTGtcattgttattcccattttacagacggggaaaATAAAGGCTCAAAGATGTCACCTGATTCATAGGAGGTCCCAGAACTGTGCCAGGCAGGGACCTTGTGTGAGGTCAGGTCTTGAATCCACATCTATGGGTCTTACTCCAAGTCTCATGCTCTTTCCCCTACGCCACCTACTCAGCCTCCCCACAGCTCAGCAAAGTGTCAGCTgggctggagaggagggaaggtctGTGCTCCTCTGTGAGGGCTGCTGTTCACATTCCAAATGAGCAAAACTCTCCTCGCCAAGAAGCAAGATCAACCTGCTCCAGGGAACCCTGAGGTGCCGCCCATGCAGAGCCGGACCactctgtatttattaaaaatatgggCAGCTGCCTAAATTACAGTAGCTCTGTGCCCACTGCTGTGCTGAGATACAGCATCATGGTTAAGGATATGGgccctggaggggcacctgggtggctcagttaaacatccaactcttgaatctcggctcaggtcacgatctcagttcatgagattgaccccccgcccccccctccccccccccccggcagcgtggagttgcttgggattctctccccacccccaccccctgccctctcccgctcgtgttctctgtctcaaaaaacacaaactaaaaaatcaacttaaaaaaaaaaaaacaaaaaaacccaactacgagataataaacttgtgttctttgcaaaacaaacaaataaaagaagaatatgGGCCCCAGAGCAAGACCACCTAGTTTCAAGTCCTAGCACATCATTTCTCAGTGGTGTGCTTTGAGGAATAACTTAATCACCCCACGCCCAGATTACACCTTTGTAAAATGGGATAGAAAGATGGTTCTAAGGGTTAAATGAACTGATGCACGTGAGGTGCTCTGCACAAGGCCCAATACTTCATATGACCATGCTGGTGCTTTATTATTTCACCTAGTCCTTGCAATCCCATCAGCAGGTACTACTACgttccccactttacagacaggAGAACTGAGGCTTGGGCATGTAAAGtaacttccccaaagtcacacatctGGTTAGCGGAAATAgcaaagctgagatttgaaccgaGTGCCAACCTGACTCCCTTCCTGCATTCTAGACAtactgagcacccactatgtgccagccGCTGCGGTCATGCCCTGAAGTCTGCATTCTTGACCACTGGTGACAGCACAGCACCGTAAGGCTCCCATTTTTCCACTGGCGGCAGGAGGGGAATGTTTTTTGCACCGCAGCTGAGGGCCGGGCACCCTGGCGTTGTGGCCATCTGGCTTCTCAAGTTGCTTCTCTGGACCCAGAGCCCTTCACCTCTCAGACTCCTCTCCCCCGGCTGCTGGTGTTTAGCTGGGAGCAATGCCCAAGGTTTACCTTTCGgtgtttctgcctgtgttcttcaTAATTGCGGATCTTGACGGTCAAAGCAACAACTGAAACCACAAACCACAGAGGATGAGAGctggcacagaggaaggaagggcccGGGCCGGGGTTATGTTTTAAGACCTCAAGGAATAACAATCACCAGTGCTCTTGTGTAGCTCTCTACAACTCCCAAAGCACTCTGAATTTCAAGATCTCAAAAGACTTTGGACTCTCTTTCCTTCAGAAAGCAAAGTCTAAGGAAGGCAAGTTCCTTAATCTTATGAACGTATCATCCCCAAACCATAGCacatagcattcttttttttttttttttaaattttttttttaacgtttatttatttttgagacagagagagacagagcatgaacgggggagggtcagagagagagggagacacagaatctgaaacaggctccaggctctgagctgtcagcacagagcccgacgcggggcttgaactcatggagcacgagatcatgacccgagccgaagtcggccgcttaaccgactgagccacccaggcgccccagcacgtAGCATTCTTAATGGTAAAACTTTAGAGCGTTCCTGTTGAATTCAGGAATCAGTCTACTGTCCATGCTATCATTGTTAATCATTCAATGCTGCACTGGTAGTCCTACCCAATGTAGTAAGACTAGATTCCCAAACCATCAAGGGTCTACTCCTTGCCTCTGCCCTTCCAGTGGCTACCTTTCTGTTTTTTGACTAGTgagttttcaaattcttttaatgtttatttattttttgagagagagagacagagtgcgagcaggggaggggcagagaaagagagagggagacacagaagccgaagcaggctccaggctctgagctgtcagcacagagcctgacgcggggatcgaacccacaaactgtgagatcatgatctgagagccgaagtcggacgcttaaccaactgagccacacaggcacccctcactaGTGAGTTTTCAGAATTACCAGCTCTCACTCATCTCCTAAACTCTTGCAATATCCTTCCTTAGGTAGCCTCATATTTGATCCCTGCCTTTATTGCAAAGACGGGGGCAAAGGCAGAAGCGGAAGGTGGCCCCAAGGAGATGCTGTCAGTACAGCAGGCCCTTCCTGGACACACAATAAGTTCTGGCAGCACTGTGGAGTGAGATGGAATCTTGGCCCTGACCACTTGCCCCTTTACACCACCTTAGCTGCAgagtagagggagacacagagacaagcTTTGGTTCCTGAGGAAACTCTCCTGAGCTCACACAGAGGTATGAGGTGGGATCTGGGCGCTGACTCTAGCATCACAGAGTCCAATTTTCATCACTCTGGGTCCTTCTTGTCTCTCCCTTTATTAAGTCACATCTAATACCTAGTGTACTTGTAGACAAGAGCCCTGGATCAAGTACCAGCTAGCAgacccccctccccttcccgccGCTCTCCCACTCCCCAAGGGTCCCCTGACCAACTTCGAGCCTCCAGGGAGCTGGTGTCCTCAGGGTTTGCCACAATCTTCTTCATCAACTGCTCTTGCTTGACTTTTAGCTTCTCCTTCTGTTgaggatagagacagagaatctgtgTGGTCTGCCAGCCCCTAAGAGCTAGCCTTCATACCACACAGGCCCTGGCTACAGTCATAGAACCTAGGCCATGAAGTTCAGCGCCTGGCTTCACTCTGTTCATCAGGGCAAGGCCTTTGGTCAGCACGTAGCTATTCACATCTAGGTGAGTCCAAGGCCAATGGCAGGTGAAATGGCTTGTTGGATGAATGTCTCCAAACCTTGCTCATTCATTCAGGCATTAGATcattactgagtacctactgttTGCCGGGTGCTAGGGATACAGTGAGAGAACAAGACCGTCCCTGCCCTCGAGATGCTCAGTCTGGGGGATGGACGAGTGGTCACAGAATGACACTGGGATAAATACTGTGACTTGAGAAGCCTGGGGTGGTGTTACCACGGTAGGAGGAAGTCCCAGAGGAGAGGACTAGGAGAGGCCGGGGTTTTGCACAGGTCACTTACCTGGTTGGCCATTTCCAAAGACAAGAGTCTTCTTACAACATCGTCAAACCTGTGCGGAAACCAGAGCAATGAGAGACAGGTGTGGGGGGacggggaggaaggggaaacGATGCTGTTTCCATTTTAGTTTGAAAAGCAAttacggttaaaaaaaaaattttttttttaatattttatttttaagtaatctctacatccaacgtagATCTCtacgagatcaagagtctcatgctccaccaactgagccagccgggcgcccctgaaaatttcttttataaCAAAAGAGTCTCTGTGGAAGCGGGGAGCCATTTCTCGGGGATTAACAGTCAGCATGAATCTGATGTGCTGCGCTGAGAACATGGAACGATGTGATAACTACACAAAATTGGGGCTGTCCGTGTGAGTGTTCCAGGCCCATCACAGGGAGGGCAAAGGGAAGATTTTCATTTCAGCAAAAGGTATGGTTCAATCTGTCTTGAGACATTTCAATTCTATAATCGTTTTCTTCTCATGTCACACAGGACAGCTCCTAGGGCATAGGGCAGGGACTGGGCAGAAGGATCCCGGCTTTGGTGTCTTTCAGCTCCGTCCCTTAGGAGCTGTATGACATAGGACAACTTGGTAATGTATAAAAGGGGGACACTGTTTCTTCCCTCAGAGGGCTTTTTTGAGGATCCAGAGATGAGAGATTTCACAACGACCCATAAGGTATGTTGCCTCCTTGCTAACTAAACCAGAgtacaaaaaaaggcaaaaaattgaGCTCCATGAATGCCATTCTGCCCTGCCACTCACCCTCACCAAGCCTGGGCTTCAAGAGTCCTCTGCCTGATTCTATAACCAAGCTTCAGATACAGTGGGCCAGGCCGGACCAGTCactgtcttcccttcctcctcctcactcctctTAGGGCACCCTACCTCAtcaaagagatttctttttgcTTACTTCTCAATTCCGGGAATGTTC belongs to Felis catus isolate Fca126 chromosome C1, F.catus_Fca126_mat1.0, whole genome shotgun sequence and includes:
- the MRPS15 gene encoding 28S ribosomal protein S15, mitochondrial, which gives rise to MLRTAWRALRSLPTQAVAQAPVRGLPGGACARPPFRQWGLPSPPGGVILPAVRGYAIQKPVQRSQEDDLPPSTLLKDYQNIPGIEKFDDVVRRLLSLEMANQKEKLKVKQEQLMKKIVANPEDTSSLEARIVALTVKIRNYEEHRQKHRKDKTHKRYLLMSIDQRNKMLKNLRKTNYSVFEKICRELGIEYTFPPPYHRKAHHRWATKKALCIRVFQEVQKLKKQKRALKAAAAAARKQGQKNPESPSRAGPEAIKENQ